gtatcaaagtgtaacaaggttgtagcagcacagctgttacatgtactctgaagacaatgaggccttgactggagctaagaatggtttgtatatcaaatctaccatgaccagatttaccccatccagcaggtctcagatcagctctttgcctctgatgaaaatgtaggcaaattggcaaagttttgtaaaagcactcagtattacaatgtaacaactatatgtaggtacccacaaatacataatgcaagtacaatgatagtacctgatagtatatgttgttacacaggttgtaccactgtacctaatcaggtaggtacactgtaacagcgacacattaaaataaagtgttacctagcCGACCACCTAAGTTTGAACTAAGTGTGGAAGGATTACCTTTTTCATGAACATGACCTAAAATAACACTATTATCAAATAACAATTATATTAATGCAAAGTATAATCGTATAAAAACATTAACTTTAAATAAATGTATAGTACATTATAATCCCCTTTTTTCTATGTTAGTTTTTGTTCCCctcttttaatagtagcctacatcaggaGATGGCGACGTTTGTCCAGAGAaagtccgtagacgggctctggttggTCTTGCCTTGCATTGAGAAAGGTGTTGCGTGAGATCACTTCCGTTCAATTTCAAGGATGTTAGCAAGACAATTCTGCTACAATTACAACATTTGCACAGGCTAAGTTTCAGCAACATGTTTACATTTCGTGTAAACCtttgaaatacactgaaaaccGAATTTTAACCTAATTTATCTGATCGTTCGTACCTTTATTTTGATGCTTTTCGCCGCCATATTGCCCGCTATTGTCGCGTACTGTCGCTTACTGTCGCTAGCTCCACGGAACTTAGTCTGCtcttcttcagctgtgcttctaCTGACCAAGAATCTGCATTGCTGCCCTCTACTGGTCTGGGGTGTACCTATTCACATATTACCTTAAGTTACACTGATCTTCAACTCCACTGTAGCACAATGGCCAAGGCACTTGCCTCACAAACGGGCAACCCAGGTTCAAAACCCCCCATCCAAGCAAAAGGGAAAGAAAACTAGTTTTCTTAAGGAAACATATGAAGAAAACTATTCTTGATCAaggcacacacatccaaacCTGTCTAAGACATAGTTATAGATTACTTCACTCATCTTTTCCAACTTAACCTTGACCTCTTTCTCCATCAACCCTTctgtactcctctctctcttctgagaCTGGGTTTCTGattgcatacatacataaatacatacatacatacatacatacatacatacatacaagtaTTTGGAACcacatgggaaaaaaaaaaaaaaaaaaaaacgtacctTGTGTGTCAGACTCACGCTGTACCTCAGTGTCACTGTCTACATTCTCTGAGATAAGGAAGGAGATGGAAATGACAAATCGTAAAGTGGCAATTAATTTGATTGTCTGACGTAAACAACTGTAGCTGAAACATGACTTAAACCTGTTAATTTTTCTATCTAAAGTCTACACTTTACACAGAAATATGTGAAGACAGACATCAGTCTTTGTAGTATGAAAATACATATCTTGTGTGTCAGACTCACCCTGTGCCTCATGGTCACTGTCAAGGTTCACACTCTCTGAGATGAGCAAGGGGATGAAAGTCAAAAGGTACCAATTCATTTTATAATACATGATTTGACCTGGACATTTTTTAAGCTTAACCTTTTACACAGAAATGTGTGAAGAAAAACATCAGAAATACCTTCTGGACCGATTGTGATGTCATCCAGGCCTTTGCCTTTGAATTCTGCCAAACGCCCCTGTTCAAGAGCCAAGAGGACTTTGCTAATTTTAGCAAGTTGAAGGGTCCCTTCAGGCAGCCTGTAAAATTGCCGATGGACTCTGACATCATGGCCAAGGAAATTGGCTAATTGGTCCAGCTCTGTATTACTGAGGTTGAGAACTTGAGAGAGTGTTCCGGTTTGCTTGCGCAGTTTTGTAGAAGTGAGACTTGTGTAGTTTGCAATACCACAGACCTTGGCAAAATCTCTGATACAATCAGAACCACGGTAGCAGGTCAATACAGACGGCCTGGCAAATAGGTAGCCATTTTCCTTAAGAATCCCACACTCAAGTCGCCTTGCTGCTTGGCAACAAGGAGGTCCAACGATCTCTGCATTTCTGGAGTTAGGAGGACAGGgacctttcttcctctttttcctcGTATCTCCAACCTCCTGAAATGCTGACAGAGTTTTTTCTCTAGCTCTGAAAGCGCCATACCCACATCTTCCTGCAGATCTACTGGATTTGGAGCAAAATAGGTAGAGAGGGGCATTTTTGAAACTTCTCCTGTTCTACGTCGGTTGAACATCATGACTTGTGTCAAAGTGATTTTAGTCAGATGTACCCAAGTGTTTTTAGACGGCTCTGAGGACAGTTCGTTGTAAAACTGTTCCTGCTGCATGTCCAAATAGGAGTGGAGTTTCTGAACATCCTTAGTGAACGGAATCAACTGAGGAACATTCCATTTCGATTCATGCATTGTTCTCAGTGATGCAGCTGAAATGAGTTCGTTCCATCTGGCTTCGTACACTGAGCGGAACCTACGAGCATCTTTTGCTGCTGGTTGGTTGTTTTGCATACTTGCACGGGCTTCAAGAAGCAGCGATATCTTCACCAGACTATGCCCAATTTTTAGTGCAAGACTTGGACGCTTGTAGGTGCTGGATTCAGAGACAAAGCCAGCCACGAGTTGCACAGCTTGCACAACATGCATGAAATTTTCAGGCTTCATGTGATCTTCGATGGTCTTCAAGGGAGTGGTTTTCCTCGAACAAATCAAAAGCCTTCCCAGTTCCCTCATTTTCTGACGGATATATTCATGTTTGCCAACATCATATCCATGCTTGTTATGCAAATGCACACCATACTCCATGATCCAGACATCAGATTTAACTGCAAAGTAAACGTCATCTTGAATCATATGGTTTAGGACCTTCCAGAATTCTGCTTTGACTCCAGGTGGTGGTGGTACAGCAAAAGCACAAAGTGCTTGCACCCGTGTTTTGCCAGGCTTCGTAGGGCCACTAGGCTTAAACTTGCATATCATCATGTGGCGCCACATAACTTTCTTTGTGAAATAGCCTTGACAATATATACAGTGATCAAAATCTCTGGGTTTAGAATCATCTTTTGGTTGTTTCCGAGGAACAAGCTTTCCAACACCAGTATTTAAGACCTCAGAATTGTGGGCGAAGTTGCCTCTATTTCTCAAATGTTCCAGATGCAGTCTTCTTTGTTTAGAACCTTTTGGAAAAGACCCAGCCTGTGCAACTTCTTTCTCGTTTTTATGAGCACGCTCTAAATGCCTGGCCATTTTTATAAATCCCTTTTTACAGTATAAACAGTACTGTTTTTTGTTATATTGTCGTGATCCATCCTCTTTTTTACAGACAGCAGGTACGGTAAGTAAGTCGTCAGCTACATCTGAAGTGGGGGAAGTAGTACTGTCAGGACAAACCAGTGTCGAGCTTCCATGAGGGTCTTCAGTGTATGAAGTTTCTGATGACTGTCCACCAAAAGAATGTGTTCGGCAACAGGATACACTTCTGGAATGGTGCCTTTTCCGTTTCAAAGCACTGCCCTTTCGTACGAGTGAGCGTCCCCTTAATGTAATTTTCTTCTGATTGGATGTTTCAAAAACTTCACTGGTGTCCGTTTCATCAGATGAATCCTCGCTTGTATCAGGAACATATTCTTCTTCACTTTCATCTGATGTCTCAAAAAGCTCATAGGAATCAAAATCGGTTTGTCTGTTaatctttggggggggggggggggggggggggataaaataaataaaaatagctCAGTTACTTAACTTTTTCAATGCAGTTTTATATCAAATGAAACAACTATAATGTCCATCTTCATTAGTGCCTTGATTACCTGAATGCTTTTGGTCCTCCTCAGTTTAGGGACATAAGGTTGGTCTTGGTCTGAGGACTCCTGAATTAGATTACATCTCTAGAGTATCACAAATCAACAGCACATTGATAAAtaagaacaaaataaaataagtgATAAAAAGAAATATAGAATATAGAAAGACAAAGGAAAACACAGGAATACTTAATGGTAACGAAGGTTACTTTTTAATCTTTTTACCTAAGTGGTAATAGATATTAATTATAAGTCAATGGTCATGTTCAAATTCACAtgtaaaatgtgtaaaaaaaaaaatgcatagaAATAAACTGCGGACTGTAAATCATTTGAAAACATTTCAATGACAGAATTTGGCCATTGTGGTCCACGAATTTCCATCAGCTTGGTCATATGTAATGACTATCGTTCTTTATAGAGAACAAGAAGTTGATCTTTTCTACAATAGCAACTGAAAAGAAAATTCCATACCTTTTTCTTGGGCGAAAGCAGACCACAGTGTTCAGGTGTTTCATAACGGTCAGCTAGTCCAGACTCAATCACAGTACGTTTCTCTCCAATCTAAAAGACAATGTTTAAGGAATAACTAGAAATGAACAAATATTATTTATGTGCACAACCAACAACCATTAAAGCCACAAAACTGACaaaaatggagtggaatggggaaaaaaggaatggagaaaaaaaaagcgcAACAATTTCAAATGTACCGAATTTAGTCAAACACTGTTTTAGGAAAACAAGGTAAAGGGTAGTTAACTCTtcaggcgccagaggtttttggGAAAATTATACGATTTGGGCAGCAAGACTTCAAAAGACTGGCTTAAAAGTGGCTAAAGATAAAGACTTGGTGTATATGAGAAAAATGTTCTGTATGGCCTAAAGTTCATGTGTAGTGTAATTCTgggctaatttgcatatagtgaAGTCATAGGCAGAGTCACAAAGGCAGCCACTCCAAAGCGCACAGCTCCCCATTTTGCACGCGAATCAAACAACCATCATCTTTGCTAGTTCTTATTTTTGTTACATCCCTGACACTTCTTACATATCCACCAGCTTTACAACATACACTTTGACTATGTTTACACCTGCTACACCCACTTATACAGTGTTCAAACAAGCCCCGTATTCGTGTGCTTCATGGGTGGTTCATTGCCATCATTATTTGTCGCCATTTCTAGCCTTATTTTCACTACCCCTGGTGCCTTTGCATCCCCACCAGTTCTCATACTAACATTACAATAACATTTACCTCTGCAAACATCATCCATGTTGGTCAATGAGCTCGAACAAACATTGTGTGCTTTGTGAAATCGTGACTATCAGCTGGCAGCGGTAAACATTATGCTGAGAAGCAATGCAAATAAGACGATCATTAGATGATCAATCGTTATCTTCCCAAAGAAAATATACAGTAGATAATACATTAACAAACCCAATTCTGCAATATCGATGACCTTTTTATTTAAAATTTAGTGTAATTCAGCTTGAATTTAGTCGCATTTGGCAGCATCCCGACTTCCGGATCTGGCTTTAACTCGAGGGTTTCATGCGGTTGTTTGAATGCATTTCCCCATGTAATTTTCAATAGAAACATGACGTCATCTTGAGCTGACATCGAAGTACTACatgtctgccaactagtggaGGGGAGTTCAAACTAAATTTGACACCGTATTTGACAAAATCGTCTGTTTTATTCAATACGGCACCTTGTCGACTTTAGTTCAGGAAATAGTGCCACGTAATAGTTCATGTTCCGAACTTTGAGGTGGACGAACGCACGCTAAAGTAGGTCTCTGGCCAATGTCCTATGGCAATGCTGCAGGACCACCCTGGTGGCGCCTGCTTCCGCAGCAGCTCTCAGTGATGCGGCAAGACCACGCTGGTGGAGAGCATGCGAGAAGCAGTTTACGCAGCGTCTCTTGACAGTTGTTTGTCTCTTGCGACTGCGCGGCAGGCATTGGCGGGAGACCGAACGCTAAAGAGTGCTAAGGGATATTAAAGCAACGTATATACGTCAGAGGTTGATTAGTGGATTTAAGCCATTAGTTGGAATGAATGTATTACTTAAAAGGGTGTCAGGCAAGGTTGCAGGTCTGGATTCTGGAGCGTAGAACCATGCCAATTCTGATGACTGCATCAGTATACGATGCACATTCTCCAAGCACCCCTCTGGATTAAATCAGGGTAAAATGAGATATTTAGGACCGAACAGTCTGAACTGGTgaatggggagggggtgggtgtgAGCGCAAAGTAAAGCTGAGTCACCGACGGGTGAGATGTGTATAAGTAACCTCTGACTGCAGAGGAGGAGTGGCATATTTCGTCATGTTCCTCTTGAACCTACGTTAGTAAACGCCATTTAACATTACAACTAACATTGACCTGTTTGTGCACAAGAACAGCAATTAAAATGAATTACAAGGCCACACTCACATCTTCAATATTGTGTCTTCCATGTTGATGACTTAAGTTACAAACATTTGAATTTTACCTGACAAGAAAATGGTGTGGTTGGTCATACCTAAAAACTAATTTTCTGACACGAACAAGAAGTTATTCTTTCCTGGAAGAGCAACCGAAATGAAAATCATTACCTTTTTCTTGGAAACTGACGAAAGCACTGCAGGCTGCTGGGATGTTTGAGGGGCCTCTACTGCTGTAGAATTAGTCACAACGGGTTCCTCTTCGATCTGAAAACGATGTTCAACAACATTCAAGAATAGCTGGTTGTCGGTACTTTCTTACTAATTCATATCACCACAAACAATTCCTAAgacatacacaaaaaaacacatagttatagtacagtatatactgtaaaGTTATACATTATAGTTAAAAATCCCATGTTAATGTTTAATCAAAACCCTAAAAAGCCATTAGAAGAGGTTCAGGAATAGTGTCTGAAGATTCTCATTCATCCAGGTCATGGTAGCCAAGTTCAGTTAGTTAAGCCAACTggacttctttttttttgacaTACTAATTATGTTAATTAGTGAGTCATGTGACCCATTGTCACATGATGAGGGGTGTGGCCTACAGTTCACAGTTCTGAACAACAATGAATATCATTAATTGTTAATGAGAAAATGTAGCTATCGTGGTCCCCAGAATTCCACCAGACCAGAAAATTGTGTGCTTGGTCACACCTAACCACTATTCTTCCAATAGACATTTTAATAATAGGTTGATGTGGTCCCCTCAAGGTGCAAAAACCAGAATGTGCTTGGCACTAAATATAAGATGGGTTCCACTGATCACAACATCCTTTTTCTAtcatacagttttttttttattaaaaataacAGTTAAAGACCCTATCAATTGAATATTCTTTCATGGGGAGCCAGTGAAATGAACTCATTACCTTTTTCTCGGACACTGTCGAAAGCACTGCAGGCGGCTGAGATGTTTTAGGGGCCTCTACTGCGGCAGATTTGGTCATAAGACGTTTCTTTCCAATCTGAAAAACAATGTTCAACAACATTCAGGAATAGCTAcaacatgcacaataaaaatacaaattgtgtgggggggggggggggaaatcatGTGTTCTTGTTGCATCTGAAGTCTCAAAAAGTCTAGAGGTTAAGGTGCAGTTAGGTGCATGCTAAAGCAGTCATCACCACATTTCTGAGTAAAACTTACCTGTACACGAAAGTGGCAGTACGTgttccatacaaacacaccatcatatcaaagttcatgtctaaaccatgttgtttatctaaatttctaatgtctgaactaaaattaatatcattaattgttaataacaaAATGTAGCTATCGTggtctagcctagaaatctagacgcaccctagcggcggcaaattaatttgctcagcctgtacgtctagtattgaaccatagggatttctattggcttagcaccgtggatgttctccaatcacagcgctctattttgatagagagtcttaaggcgggcttaacaggataacgacagtcctgcgactgaacaacaagaaaggtggctatggcgaacgaagagaggttgtttgaatcggcgttggcgtcaactttggaggagttggacttgtgcttttctttgaaagttgagcaacacaatggacttaagtcattactttcgaagaaggatgtatttgcagttttgccgaccggatacggatatggtcgtagcgctggcctattgcatgcctaggcagtttgaaagacaattctctgcccgccccttggattaagcgaggtgaatggttcgatgccagactatacatctcaatgatataggatggcacCGCCAGGCTAATCGTGGTCCCCAGAATTGCACCAGACCAGAAAATTGTGTGCTTGGTCACACCTAACCACTATTCTTCCAACAATCGGTTGGTGTGGTCCCCTCAAGGTGCAAAAACCAGAATGTACTTGGCACTAAATATTAAAGATGGGTTCCACTGATCACAACACTATTCCTTCTTCTATCTAACAGTTTTTATTAAAAATAACAGTTAAAGACCTCATCAATTGAATATTCTTTCAGAAGGGAGCCAGTGACATAACTCATTACCTTTTTCTCGGACACTGATGATAGCACTGCAAGCTGCGGAGATGTTTCAGGGGCCTCTAAAAGCTGCGGAGATGTTTCAGGGGCCTCTACTGCAGGAGACATGGTCTCAACTGGTTCCTCTTCAATCTGAAAAACAATGTGAAACAACATTCAGGAATAGCTGGTTGCCAGCACTTTCTTATTTCAATTAACCTCAAACGATTCCTAcaacatgcacaataaaaatacagattgtgtggggggaaaaaaaaaaccatgtGTTCTTGTTGTATCTGAAGTCTCAAAAAGTCTAGAGAAGGTTAAGGTGCAGTTAGCTGGGATCAGATACTACTGTGCTGCATGCTAAAGCATCGTCATCACCACATTTCTGAGTAAAACTTACCTGTACACGAAAGTGGCAGTACGTgttccatacaaacacaccatcaTATCAAAGTTCATGTCTAAACCATGTTGTTTATCTAAATTTCTAATGTCTGAACTAAAATTAAGATCATTAATTGTTAATGACAAAATGTAGCCATCGTGGTCCCCAGAATTGCACCAGACCAGAAAATTGTGTGCTTGGTCACACCGAACCACTATTCTTCCAACAATCGGTTGGTGTGGTCCCCTCAAGGTGCAAAAACCAGAATGTACTTGGCACTAAATATTAAAGATGGGTTCCACTGATCACAACACTATCCCTTCTTCTAtctaacagttttttttattaaaaacaacAGTTAAAAACCCTATCAATTGAATATTCTTTCATAGGGGAGACAGTGAAATGAAAACTCATTACCTTTTTCTTGGACACTGTCGAAAGCACTGCAAGCGGCTGAGATGTTTTAGGGGCCTCTACTGCGGCAGATTTGGTCATAAGACGTTTCTTTCCAATCTGAGAAACAATGTGAAACAACATTCAGGAATAACCTCCAACGATTCCTACAACATGCACGATAAAAATACAGATtgtgtggggggaaaaaagaatcaTGTGTTCTTGTTGTATCAGAAGTCTCAAAAAGTCTACAGAATAGGTATAGGGCAGTTAGCTAGGATCAGATACTACTGTGCTGCATGCTAAAGCATTGTCATCATCACATTTCTGAGTATGACTTACCTGTACACGTATGTGGCAGCAAGTGTTCCATACAAAAACACGCTCACATCAAAGTTCATGTCTAAACCATGTTGTTAATCTAAATTTCTAATGTCTGAACTAAAATTAATATCATTAATTGTTAATGACAAAATGTAGCTATCGTGGTCCCCAGAATTGCACCAGACCAGAAAATTGTGTGCTTGGTCACACCTAACCACTATTGTTCCAACAGACATTTTAATAATAGGTTGGTGTGGTCCCCTCAAGGTGCAAAAACCAGAAGGTGCTTGGCACTAAATATTAAAGATGGGTTCCACTGATCACAACACTATTCCTTTTTCTATctaacagttttttttaaaaat
The Alosa sapidissima isolate fAloSap1 chromosome 23, fAloSap1.pri, whole genome shotgun sequence genome window above contains:
- the LOC121698170 gene encoding uncharacterized protein LOC121698170 isoform X10; translation: MTTNRKAPERDALEHVVKAIDKTAHLEVKFINSVKGRGVFAKSHFEKGNFVVEYRGQLIKSEESQRRRRVYHSQCAVFLFDFYWQERLWCIDAAQEDGSLGRLVNDENIRPNCKMKKLIVEGKPHLCLFALRNIIPGEEITYNYGGTDWPWRNKIEEEPVETMSPAVEAPETSPQLLEAPETSPQLLEAPETSPQLLEAPETSPQLAVLSSVSEKKIEEEPVETMSPAVEAPETSPQLLEAPETSPQLLEAPETSPQLAVLSSVSKKKIKEEPVETMSPAVEAPETSQQLAVLSSVSKKKIEEEPVETMSPAVEAPETSPQLLEAPETSPQLAVLSSVSEKKIKEEPVETMSPAVEAPETSQQLAVLSSVSKKKIGKKRLMTKSAAVEAPKTSQPPAVLSTVSKKKIGKKRLMTKSAAVEAPKTSQPLAVLSTVSKKKIEEEPVETMSPAVEAPETSPQLLEAPETSPQLAVLSSVSEKKIGKKRLMTKSAAVEAPKTSQPPAVLSTVSEKKIEEEPVVTNSTAVEAPQTSQQPAVLSSVSKKKIGEKRTVIESGLADRYETPEHCGLLSPKKKRCNLIQESSDQDQPYVPKLRRTKSIQINRQTDFDSYELFETSDESEEEYVPDTSEDSSDETDTSEVFETSNQKKITLRGRSLVRKGSALKRKRHHSRSVSCCRTHSFGGQSSETSYTEDPHGSSTLVCPDSTTSPTSDVADDLLTVPAVCKKEDGSRQYNKKQYCLYCKKGFIKMARHLERAHKNEKEVAQAGSFPKGSKQRRLHLEHLRNRGNFAHNSEVLNTGVGKLVPRKQPKDDSKPRDFDHCIYCQGYFTKKVMWRHMMICKFKPSGPTKPGKTRVQALCAFAVPPPPGVKAEFWKVLNHMIQDDVYFAVKSDVWIMEYGVHLHNKHGYDVGKHEYIRQKMRELGRLLICSRKTTPLKTIEDHMKPENFMHVVQAVQLVAGFVSESSTYKRPSLALKIGHSLVKISLLLEARASMQNNQPAAKDARRFRSVYEARWNELISAASLRTMHESKWNVPQLIPFTKDVQKLHSYLDMQQEQFYNELSSEPSKNTWVHLTKITLTQVMMFNRRRTGEVSKMPLSTYFAPNPVDLQEDVGMALSELEKKLCQHFRRLEIRGKRGRKVPVLLTPEMQRSLDLLVAKQQGDLSVGFLRKMATYLPGRLY
- the LOC121698170 gene encoding uncharacterized protein LOC121698170 isoform X6, translated to MTTNRKAPERDALEHVVKAIDKTAHLEVKFINSVKGRGVFAKSHFEKGNFVVEYRGQLIKSEESQRRRRVYHSQCAVFLFDFYWQERLWCIDAAQEDGSLGRLVNDENIRPNCKMKKLIVEGKPHLCLFALRNIIPGEEITYNYGGTDWPWRNKIEEEPVETMSPAVEAPETSPQLLEAPETSPQLLEAPETSPQLLEAPETSPQLAVLSSVSEKKIEEEPVETMSPAVEAPETSPQLLEAPETSPQLLEAPETSPQLAVLSSVSKKKIGKKRLMTKSAAVEAPKTSQPPAVLSTVSKKKIGKKRLMTKSAAVEAPKTSQPLAVLSTVSKKKIEEEPVETMSPAVEAPETSPQLLEAPETSPQLAVLSSVSEKKIKEEPVETMSPAVEAPETSQQLAVLSSVSKKKIGKKRLMTKSAAVEAPKTSQPPAVLSTVSKKKIGKKRLMTKSAAVEAPKTSQPLAVLSTVSKKKIEEEPVETMSPAVEAPETSPQLLEAPETSPQLAVLSSVSEKKIGKKRLMTKSAAVEAPKTSQPPAVLSTVSEKKIEEEPVVTNSTAVEAPQTSQQPAVLSSVSKKKIGEKRTVIESGLADRYETPEHCGLLSPKKKRCNLIQESSDQDQPYVPKLRRTKSIQINRQTDFDSYELFETSDESEEEYVPDTSEDSSDETDTSEVFETSNQKKITLRGRSLVRKGSALKRKRHHSRSVSCCRTHSFGGQSSETSYTEDPHGSSTLVCPDSTTSPTSDVADDLLTVPAVCKKEDGSRQYNKKQYCLYCKKGFIKMARHLERAHKNEKEVAQAGSFPKGSKQRRLHLEHLRNRGNFAHNSEVLNTGVGKLVPRKQPKDDSKPRDFDHCIYCQGYFTKKVMWRHMMICKFKPSGPTKPGKTRVQALCAFAVPPPPGVKAEFWKVLNHMIQDDVYFAVKSDVWIMEYGVHLHNKHGYDVGKHEYIRQKMRELGRLLICSRKTTPLKTIEDHMKPENFMHVVQAVQLVAGFVSESSTYKRPSLALKIGHSLVKISLLLEARASMQNNQPAAKDARRFRSVYEARWNELISAASLRTMHESKWNVPQLIPFTKDVQKLHSYLDMQQEQFYNELSSEPSKNTWVHLTKITLTQVMMFNRRRTGEVSKMPLSTYFAPNPVDLQEDVGMALSELEKKLCQHFRRLEIRGKRGRKVPVLLTPEMQRSLDLLVAKQQGDLSVGFLRKMATYLPGRLY
- the LOC121698170 gene encoding uncharacterized protein LOC121698170 isoform X5 — encoded protein: MTTNRKAPERDALEHVVKAIDKTAHLEVKFINSVKGRGVFAKSHFEKGNFVVEYRGQLIKSEESQRRRRVYHSQCAVFLFDFYWQERLWCIDAAQEDGSLGRLVNDENIRPNCKMKKLIVEGKPHLCLFALRNIIPGEEITYNYGGTDWPWRNKIEEEPVETMSPAVEAPETSPQLLEAPETSPQLLEAPETSPQLLEAPETSPQLAVLSSVSEKKIEEEPVETMSPAVEAPETSPQLLEAPETSPQLLEAPETSPQLAVLSSVSKKKIKEEPVETMSPAVEAPETSQQLAVLSSVSKKKIGKKRLMTKSAAVEAPKTSQPPAVLSTVSKKKIGKKRLMTKSAAVEAPKTSQPLAVLSTVSKKKIEEEPVETMSPAVEAPETSPQLLEAPETSPQLAVLSSVSEKKIGKKRLMTKSAAVEAPKTSQPPAVLSTVSKKKIGKKRLMTKSAAVEAPKTSQPLAVLSTVSKKKIEEEPVETMSPAVEAPETSPQLLEAPETSPQLAVLSSVSEKKIGKKRLMTKSAAVEAPKTSQPPAVLSTVSEKKIEEEPVVTNSTAVEAPQTSQQPAVLSSVSKKKIGEKRTVIESGLADRYETPEHCGLLSPKKKRCNLIQESSDQDQPYVPKLRRTKSIQINRQTDFDSYELFETSDESEEEYVPDTSEDSSDETDTSEVFETSNQKKITLRGRSLVRKGSALKRKRHHSRSVSCCRTHSFGGQSSETSYTEDPHGSSTLVCPDSTTSPTSDVADDLLTVPAVCKKEDGSRQYNKKQYCLYCKKGFIKMARHLERAHKNEKEVAQAGSFPKGSKQRRLHLEHLRNRGNFAHNSEVLNTGVGKLVPRKQPKDDSKPRDFDHCIYCQGYFTKKVMWRHMMICKFKPSGPTKPGKTRVQALCAFAVPPPPGVKAEFWKVLNHMIQDDVYFAVKSDVWIMEYGVHLHNKHGYDVGKHEYIRQKMRELGRLLICSRKTTPLKTIEDHMKPENFMHVVQAVQLVAGFVSESSTYKRPSLALKIGHSLVKISLLLEARASMQNNQPAAKDARRFRSVYEARWNELISAASLRTMHESKWNVPQLIPFTKDVQKLHSYLDMQQEQFYNELSSEPSKNTWVHLTKITLTQVMMFNRRRTGEVSKMPLSTYFAPNPVDLQEDVGMALSELEKKLCQHFRRLEIRGKRGRKVPVLLTPEMQRSLDLLVAKQQGDLSVGFLRKMATYLPGRLY
- the LOC121698170 gene encoding uncharacterized protein LOC121698170 isoform X7, with protein sequence MTTNRKAPERDALEHVVKAIDKTAHLEVKFINSVKGRGVFAKSHFEKGNFVVEYRGQLIKSEESQRRRRVYHSQCAVFLFDFYWQERLWCIDAAQEDGSLGRLVNDENIRPNCKMKKLIVEGKPHLCLFALRNIIPGEEITYNYGGTDWPWRNKIEEEPVETMSPAVEAPETSPQLLEAPETSPQLLEAPETSPQLLEAPETSPQLAVLSSVSEKKIEEEPVETMSPAVEAPETSPQLLEAPETSPQLLEAPETSPQLAVLSSVSKKKIKEEPVETMSPAVEAPETSQQLAVLSSVSKKKIGKKRLMTKSAAVEAPKTSQPPAVLSTVSKKKIGKKRLMTKSAAVEAPKTSQPLAVLSTVSKKKIEEEPVETMSPAVEAPETSPQLLEAPETSPQLAVLSSVSEKKIKEEPVETMSPAVEAPETSQQLAVLSSVSKKKIGKKRLMTKSAAVEAPKTSQPPAVLSTVSKKKIGKKRLMTKSAAVEAPKTSQPLAVLSTVSKKKIEEEPVETMSPAVEAPETSPQLLEAPETSPQLAVLSSVSEKKIEEEPVVTNSTAVEAPQTSQQPAVLSSVSKKKIGEKRTVIESGLADRYETPEHCGLLSPKKKRCNLIQESSDQDQPYVPKLRRTKSIQINRQTDFDSYELFETSDESEEEYVPDTSEDSSDETDTSEVFETSNQKKITLRGRSLVRKGSALKRKRHHSRSVSCCRTHSFGGQSSETSYTEDPHGSSTLVCPDSTTSPTSDVADDLLTVPAVCKKEDGSRQYNKKQYCLYCKKGFIKMARHLERAHKNEKEVAQAGSFPKGSKQRRLHLEHLRNRGNFAHNSEVLNTGVGKLVPRKQPKDDSKPRDFDHCIYCQGYFTKKVMWRHMMICKFKPSGPTKPGKTRVQALCAFAVPPPPGVKAEFWKVLNHMIQDDVYFAVKSDVWIMEYGVHLHNKHGYDVGKHEYIRQKMRELGRLLICSRKTTPLKTIEDHMKPENFMHVVQAVQLVAGFVSESSTYKRPSLALKIGHSLVKISLLLEARASMQNNQPAAKDARRFRSVYEARWNELISAASLRTMHESKWNVPQLIPFTKDVQKLHSYLDMQQEQFYNELSSEPSKNTWVHLTKITLTQVMMFNRRRTGEVSKMPLSTYFAPNPVDLQEDVGMALSELEKKLCQHFRRLEIRGKRGRKVPVLLTPEMQRSLDLLVAKQQGDLSVGFLRKMATYLPGRLY